One window from the genome of uncultured Tateyamaria sp. encodes:
- a CDS encoding DEAD/DEAH box helicase: MSDFDMMNLPQTLSKRVAEMGLTQPTPIQAQAIPHALNGRDVMGLAQTGTGKTAAFGIPLIARLMEEGGKPAPKTARGLILAPTRELAGQIAQMLRALTGMRVQIVVGGVSINPQIQRLSKGADILVATPGRLLDLVERKAIKLQGTGFLVLDEADQMLDLGFVHALRKISELMGEDRQTMLFSATMPKQMNEIAQSYLRDPIRVEVNPPGKAADKVTQGVHFIAKAEKSELLIELLDKHRENRALVFTRTKHGADRLARTLERKGFAVAAIHGDKRQGQRERALAAFKAREVRVLVATDVAARGLDIPDVKFVYNYELPNVPEAYVHRIGRTARAGKDGSAVAFCAPEEMDHLKDIQKVMKLSIPVLSGRAWEPVPDPNAKTAGGRGRGRGRPGGKPGGGRPGGAPDGAKPSNRRRRKPKGPRV; encoded by the coding sequence ATGAGCGATTTTGACATGATGAACCTGCCGCAGACGCTGTCCAAGCGCGTGGCAGAGATGGGCCTGACCCAACCGACCCCCATTCAGGCACAGGCGATTCCGCATGCCCTGAACGGGCGCGACGTGATGGGACTGGCGCAGACCGGCACCGGCAAGACAGCGGCCTTTGGCATTCCGCTGATTGCGCGGCTGATGGAAGAAGGGGGCAAGCCGGCCCCCAAGACTGCGCGGGGTCTGATCCTGGCGCCCACACGCGAACTGGCGGGTCAGATCGCGCAGATGCTGCGCGCCCTGACCGGCATGCGCGTGCAGATTGTCGTGGGCGGTGTCAGCATCAATCCGCAGATACAGCGCCTGTCCAAGGGCGCGGACATCCTGGTTGCAACGCCGGGCCGCTTGCTGGACCTGGTGGAGCGCAAAGCCATCAAGTTGCAGGGCACCGGGTTTCTGGTGCTGGATGAAGCGGACCAGATGCTGGATCTGGGCTTTGTCCATGCGCTGCGCAAGATTTCAGAACTGATGGGCGAAGACCGGCAGACCATGCTGTTTTCGGCCACGATGCCCAAACAGATGAACGAGATCGCGCAAAGCTACTTGCGCGACCCGATCCGCGTCGAGGTGAACCCGCCCGGAAAGGCCGCCGACAAGGTCACGCAAGGGGTGCACTTTATCGCCAAGGCCGAAAAGTCCGAACTTCTGATCGAACTTCTGGACAAGCACCGAGAGAACCGGGCGCTGGTTTTCACACGCACCAAACATGGTGCCGACCGGCTGGCGCGTACGCTGGAACGCAAGGGGTTTGCCGTGGCGGCCATTCACGGTGACAAGCGGCAGGGCCAGCGCGAACGTGCGCTTGCCGCCTTCAAGGCGCGCGAAGTGCGGGTGCTGGTGGCGACGGATGTCGCGGCGCGTGGTCTCGATATTCCGGACGTGAAGTTTGTCTACAATTACGAGTTGCCCAATGTGCCCGAAGCCTATGTGCACCGGATCGGCCGCACTGCGCGCGCGGGCAAGGATGGGTCTGCCGTGGCGTTCTGCGCGCCCGAGGAGATGGACCACCTCAAGGACATCCAGAAGGTCATGAAACTGTCCATTCCGGTGCTGTCGGGCCGCGCGTGGGAACCGGTGCCGGATCCCAATGCGAAAACCGCCGGTGGGCGCGGACGCGGTCGGGGTCGACCCGGCGGCAAGCCGGGCGGCGGCCGTCCCGGCGGGGCGCCCGATGGCGCCAAGCCGTCAAACCGGCGCCGCCGCAAGCCCAAGGGGCCACGCGTCTGA
- a CDS encoding protein adenylyltransferase SelO produces the protein MTVRIPFDNSYATLPGVFYTRLDPTPVAQADMLAWNADLAAELGIEGSDPTVFAGTTVPDGAAPLAQLYAGHQFGNYNPQLGDGRAILLGEVIDRHGQRRDIQLKGSGPTPYSRMGDGRAWLGPVLREYVVSEAMHALGIPTTRALAAVATGEPVYREQGALPGAVLTRVASSHLRVGTFQIFAHRGEIDALRTLTDYAIARHHPEADGPMGLLKAVCAAQAELVSAWMSVGFIHGVMNTDNCTLSGETIDYGPCAFMDAYHEGRVFSSIDQMGRYAFGNQPRIAVWNMAQLATALIQLFDDKEQAVADATAIVHAMPGQLQAAWLRRFGAKIGLEGTTPGDQTLIEDLLALMQTDGADFTNTFAALHTDAARDQFTDRASFDTWARRWRARTPDTDLMQRSNPQIIPRNHRIEAMIEAAVAGDMAPFQRLMTALGTPYGVAPDFDDLRRPPSQSEIVPATFCGT, from the coding sequence ATGACCGTGCGCATCCCCTTCGACAACAGCTATGCCACCCTGCCTGGCGTTTTCTACACCCGCCTGGACCCGACCCCGGTGGCCCAGGCAGATATGCTGGCGTGGAATGCCGACCTGGCCGCCGAATTGGGCATCGAAGGCAGCGATCCAACCGTCTTTGCAGGCACAACCGTGCCAGACGGCGCGGCCCCGCTGGCCCAGCTGTATGCCGGACATCAGTTTGGCAACTACAACCCGCAGCTTGGCGATGGGCGCGCGATCCTGCTGGGCGAGGTGATCGACCGCCACGGGCAGCGCCGCGACATCCAACTGAAAGGGTCCGGCCCGACCCCCTATTCCCGCATGGGCGACGGGCGCGCATGGCTGGGTCCGGTTCTGCGCGAATACGTGGTCAGCGAGGCGATGCACGCGTTGGGCATCCCCACCACACGGGCGCTGGCCGCCGTGGCCACGGGCGAACCGGTCTACCGCGAACAGGGCGCGCTGCCCGGTGCGGTGCTGACGCGCGTCGCATCCAGCCACCTGCGCGTGGGCACGTTCCAGATCTTTGCCCACCGGGGCGAGATTGACGCGTTGCGGACGTTGACCGACTACGCCATCGCGCGACACCACCCCGAGGCGGACGGCCCCATGGGATTGCTCAAGGCCGTGTGTGCCGCCCAGGCCGAACTGGTGTCGGCATGGATGTCCGTGGGCTTTATCCACGGCGTTATGAACACGGACAACTGCACCCTCTCCGGCGAAACCATCGACTATGGCCCTTGCGCCTTCATGGACGCCTATCACGAGGGGCGCGTGTTTTCGTCCATCGACCAGATGGGGCGCTACGCGTTTGGCAATCAGCCCAGGATCGCGGTGTGGAACATGGCGCAACTCGCAACGGCCCTGATCCAGCTGTTCGACGACAAGGAACAGGCGGTCGCAGACGCGACAGCCATCGTGCACGCCATGCCGGGCCAGTTGCAGGCTGCCTGGCTGCGCCGGTTCGGGGCCAAGATCGGGTTGGAAGGCACCACACCCGGGGACCAGACGCTGATCGAAGACCTTCTGGCGCTGATGCAGACGGACGGCGCGGATTTCACAAACACCTTCGCCGCACTGCATACCGATGCCGCACGGGACCAGTTCACGGACCGCGCATCCTTTGACACCTGGGCCCGACGCTGGCGCGCGCGCACGCCCGACACCGACCTGATGCAGCGCAGCAATCCGCAGATCATTCCGCGCAACCACCGGATCGAGGCGATGATCGAAGCCGCGGTCGCAGGCGACATGGCGCCGTTCCAACGCCTGATGACCGCCCTCGGTACGCCCTATGGCGTCGCGCCAGACTTCGATGACCTGCGCCGCCCCCCGTCCCAATCCGAAATCGTGCCCGCCACCTTCTGCGGCACCTAG
- a CDS encoding DUF533 domain-containing protein, translating into MSLMKTLAKVAIGVAVAKGASAMMQKRGSATGGGGAGLGGLLGGLSGGQAQGGGLQDMLGGLMGGAQGSGSAGGMGGLGGLLEGLGGAGGQGQGLQGMLGGLAGGAGAAGLLGALGGGMGHRPADNGASFGQVLNSNFDQTPEEPIEPTADQEAAAALMLRAMIQAAKSDGQLDEAEQEKLMGQLGGDIDADEAAFLKAEMQRSVDAQALARDVPNGMGPQVYAMSVLAIDLDSQAEAQYLHGLAQALGMDAGQVNDIHAQLGVPSLYT; encoded by the coding sequence ATGAGCTTGATGAAGACATTGGCCAAGGTGGCCATTGGCGTGGCCGTTGCCAAAGGTGCCAGCGCAATGATGCAGAAACGTGGTAGCGCGACGGGCGGCGGAGGTGCCGGATTGGGCGGATTGCTCGGGGGGCTGTCGGGTGGTCAGGCGCAGGGCGGCGGATTGCAGGACATGCTGGGTGGCCTCATGGGCGGCGCGCAAGGCTCGGGTTCAGCCGGAGGTATGGGCGGCCTGGGCGGCCTTCTCGAAGGACTGGGCGGCGCGGGCGGTCAGGGCCAGGGCCTGCAAGGGATGCTGGGCGGCCTGGCCGGCGGCGCAGGCGCGGCCGGATTGCTTGGCGCACTCGGCGGCGGCATGGGACACCGGCCCGCAGACAATGGCGCCAGCTTTGGTCAGGTCCTGAATTCGAACTTTGACCAGACACCGGAAGAGCCGATCGAACCCACCGCCGATCAGGAAGCCGCGGCGGCGCTGATGTTGCGGGCGATGATCCAGGCGGCCAAGTCCGACGGCCAGCTCGACGAGGCGGAACAGGAAAAACTGATGGGCCAGTTGGGCGGCGACATCGACGCAGATGAGGCGGCCTTTCTCAAGGCGGAAATGCAGCGCAGCGTGGATGCGCAGGCCTTGGCCCGCGACGTGCCGAACGGCATGGGACCGCAGGTCTATGCAATGTCCGTGCTGGCCATCGACCTCGACAGCCAGGCCGAGGCGCAATACCTGCACGGGCTTGCGCAGGCACTGGGTATGGATGCGGGCCAGGTGAATGACATCCACGCCCAGCTTGGCGTGCCGTCACTCTATACTTGA
- a CDS encoding DMT family transporter — protein MIRKSQIDLFGAVALTLFSLNLGFNQVVIKVANGGFQPVFMAGLRSLGALALLAAWMWVRGIPLRMPAVGRAGGIIAGLLFAVEFICLFLALDLTSVARTSILFYSMPVWLALAAHVLLPGERLTGVRLVGLAFAMGGVVLALLDREAGQGHLLGDVFALGAALCWAGIALCVRVTPLSGIPAEQQLFWQLLVSAPVLLLVAPAFGPLLRDLEVIHVVGLAYQIVFIASFGFLFWFFLMKIYPASGVASFSFLSPVFAVVLGWMILGEDISVTIWLALGLVAVGLVLINRR, from the coding sequence ATGATACGCAAGTCCCAAATCGACCTGTTCGGTGCCGTGGCCCTGACCCTGTTTTCGCTTAACCTGGGCTTTAACCAGGTGGTCATCAAGGTCGCGAACGGGGGCTTTCAACCGGTGTTCATGGCGGGTTTGCGGTCGCTTGGCGCGTTGGCGCTGCTGGCGGCGTGGATGTGGGTACGGGGGATTCCGCTGCGTATGCCTGCCGTGGGGCGGGCCGGCGGGATCATTGCCGGGCTGCTGTTCGCGGTCGAGTTCATTTGCCTGTTCCTGGCGCTTGATCTGACCAGCGTCGCACGCACGTCCATCCTGTTCTATTCGATGCCCGTCTGGCTGGCGCTGGCCGCGCATGTTCTCTTGCCGGGAGAGCGTCTGACAGGCGTGCGCCTTGTCGGTCTGGCCTTTGCCATGGGGGGTGTCGTGCTGGCGTTGCTGGACCGCGAGGCCGGGCAGGGCCATCTGCTGGGCGATGTGTTTGCCCTGGGGGCTGCCTTGTGTTGGGCGGGCATCGCGCTGTGCGTCCGGGTCACGCCCCTGTCCGGCATTCCGGCTGAACAACAGCTTTTCTGGCAGCTTCTTGTGTCGGCGCCGGTCTTGCTGCTGGTGGCCCCGGCCTTTGGGCCGCTTTTGCGCGATCTTGAGGTGATCCATGTGGTGGGCCTGGCTTACCAGATCGTGTTCATCGCAAGCTTTGGCTTCCTGTTCTGGTTCTTCCTGATGAAGATCTACCCGGCGTCGGGCGTTGCCTCGTTCAGCTTTCTGTCACCGGTGTTTGCGGTTGTGCTGGGCTGGATGATTCTGGGCGAGGATATCTCGGTCACGATCTGGCTGGCCCTTGGGCTGGTCGCCGTGGGGCTGGTGTTGATCAACCGCCGCTAG
- the mazG gene encoding nucleoside triphosphate pyrophosphohydrolase, with protein sequence MGDALIHDQSAGIERLLEIMRRLRDPDTGCPWDIEQTFETIAPYTIEEAYEVADAIERQDWAELEGELGDLLLQSVYHTAMGEEAGHFSFQSVVTNISNKMVDRHPHVFGDASRDKSADQQTRDWEAIKAAERAGKAQQGALDGVAMNLPALLRAVKLQKRAARVGFDWPETAQVIDKIQEEAAELVEARDTLGHEEMVDEMGDLLFVVANLARHLGVEPEEALRRTNAKFTRRFEAVEQALADQGKRPQDSTLAEMDALWDAVKADEKAKRR encoded by the coding sequence ATGGGCGACGCACTAATCCACGATCAATCGGCCGGAATTGAACGCTTGCTGGAAATCATGCGCCGGTTGCGCGATCCGGACACGGGATGCCCGTGGGACATCGAGCAGACCTTTGAGACCATCGCGCCCTACACCATCGAAGAGGCATACGAAGTGGCGGATGCCATCGAACGGCAGGACTGGGCCGAACTTGAGGGCGAGTTGGGCGACCTGCTGTTGCAATCGGTCTATCACACCGCGATGGGGGAAGAGGCCGGGCATTTCAGCTTTCAGTCTGTTGTCACCAACATCTCGAACAAGATGGTGGATCGGCATCCGCATGTTTTCGGCGACGCCTCCCGCGACAAGTCCGCGGACCAGCAAACCCGCGATTGGGAAGCGATCAAGGCCGCCGAACGCGCAGGCAAGGCACAACAAGGCGCGCTGGACGGCGTTGCCATGAACCTGCCTGCGCTGTTGCGCGCCGTGAAGTTGCAGAAACGGGCCGCGCGCGTCGGGTTCGACTGGCCGGAAACCGCGCAAGTGATCGACAAGATCCAGGAAGAAGCCGCCGAGTTGGTCGAGGCGCGTGACACGCTGGGCCACGAAGAGATGGTCGATGAAATGGGCGATCTTCTGTTTGTGGTGGCCAACCTTGCCCGCCATCTGGGCGTCGAACCCGAAGAGGCCCTGCGCCGCACCAACGCCAAGTTCACCCGCCGGTTCGAAGCCGTCGAACAGGCGTTGGCCGATCAGGGCAAACGCCCGCAAGACAGCACGCTCGCGGAAATGGACGCCCTGTGGGACGCGGTCAAGGCGGACGAAAAAGCTAAGCGACGTTGA
- a CDS encoding M20 aminoacylase family protein: protein MPIINRIGDLAPDMAAWRQHLHSIPELSFDCPKTSAFIRERLVEIGVDEVHDGIAQTGLVAIINGQADGPTIGLRADFDALPIEEETGVPYASTHPGKMHACGHDGHTAMLLGAATYLTETRNFSGRVALIFQPAEEDGGGGEVMVQEGIMERFGIGEVYAIHNAPGKDFGKFHTRGGPIMAAADTFHIRVTGKGGHAARPHDTVDPVVAACGIVTALQTIVSRNHKPLQQLVISVTQIHTGTTDNVIPETAYINGTIRTFEKDVQAMVVRRMEEAVAGCAAAYGCEAELEIEFGYPPTVNDAGKAAFAAQVAAEVSGEIGVEGDVEPVMGAEDFSYMLEERPGAYLMLGQGDGAGVHHPKYNFNDEIAPIGASFFARLVETAQPVR, encoded by the coding sequence ATGCCCATCATCAACCGCATCGGCGATCTGGCCCCGGACATGGCGGCGTGGCGTCAGCATCTGCACAGCATTCCCGAGTTGTCCTTTGACTGCCCGAAGACGTCCGCCTTCATTCGCGAGCGGTTGGTCGAGATCGGCGTGGATGAGGTGCATGACGGCATCGCGCAGACGGGCCTTGTCGCCATCATCAACGGACAGGCTGACGGCCCCACCATCGGCCTGCGCGCCGATTTCGATGCGCTGCCGATCGAGGAAGAAACAGGTGTGCCCTATGCCTCGACCCATCCGGGCAAGATGCATGCCTGCGGCCATGACGGGCACACCGCCATGTTGCTGGGGGCGGCGACGTATCTGACCGAGACGCGCAATTTTTCTGGCCGCGTGGCGCTGATCTTTCAACCCGCCGAGGAAGATGGCGGCGGGGGCGAGGTCATGGTGCAGGAGGGCATCATGGAGCGGTTCGGCATCGGCGAGGTCTATGCCATCCACAATGCGCCCGGAAAGGATTTCGGCAAGTTTCACACGCGCGGCGGGCCTATCATGGCGGCGGCTGATACCTTCCATATTCGCGTCACCGGCAAAGGTGGGCATGCCGCCCGCCCGCATGACACGGTGGATCCCGTGGTCGCGGCCTGTGGCATTGTCACCGCATTGCAGACCATCGTCAGCCGCAACCACAAGCCGTTGCAGCAATTGGTGATCTCGGTCACCCAGATCCACACGGGCACCACGGACAACGTGATCCCCGAGACCGCCTATATCAACGGGACCATCCGCACCTTTGAAAAGGACGTGCAGGCCATGGTTGTGCGCCGCATGGAAGAGGCCGTGGCCGGATGTGCGGCGGCCTATGGCTGCGAGGCGGAGCTGGAGATCGAGTTCGGCTATCCTCCGACCGTGAATGATGCGGGCAAGGCCGCGTTTGCGGCGCAGGTTGCCGCCGAAGTGTCGGGCGAGATCGGCGTTGAAGGCGATGTGGAGCCCGTGATGGGGGCAGAGGATTTTTCATACATGCTTGAAGAGCGGCCCGGTGCGTACCTGATGTTGGGGCAGGGCGACGGGGCGGGTGTGCATCACCCCAAATACAACTTCAATGACGAGATTGCGCCGATTGGGGCGTCATTCTTTGCCCGTTTGGTCGAGACGGCGCAGCCCGTGCGATAA
- a CDS encoding GNAT family N-acetyltransferase: MSAALTLATPEHFARLDSLVAAFHAEEGIEMSDAARAAGLQPLLDGIPHGAAYLIGPARAPIGYVVVTFGWSIEFGGMDGFIDEIFIRPGVRGRGIATEVLLALPRALGGAGVKALHLEVGTDNDIAQRLYGRAGFRLREGYHLMTRML; encoded by the coding sequence GTGAGTGCTGCGCTGACCCTTGCGACGCCGGAACACTTCGCGCGTCTGGATTCGCTTGTTGCCGCCTTTCACGCAGAAGAGGGCATCGAGATGTCCGACGCGGCCCGCGCCGCAGGTCTGCAACCACTGCTCGACGGCATACCGCATGGTGCGGCATATCTGATCGGCCCGGCGCGTGCGCCCATCGGCTATGTGGTTGTGACCTTTGGATGGTCCATCGAATTTGGCGGGATGGATGGGTTTATCGACGAAATCTTTATCCGACCCGGCGTGCGGGGGCGCGGTATCGCGACCGAAGTTCTGTTGGCCCTGCCGCGCGCCTTGGGCGGTGCAGGCGTCAAGGCCCTGCATCTTGAGGTCGGGACGGACAACGACATAGCGCAGCGGCTTTATGGTCGGGCCGGGTTCCGCCTGCGCGAAGGCTACCACCTGATGACCCGGATGCTCTAG
- a CDS encoding nucleoside hydrolase, translating into MAARKIIIDTDPGQDDAVAILLALASPEDVEVLGITAVAGNVPLALTARNARIICELAGKTDVPVFAGCDRPLGRDLVTAEHVHGKTGLDGPNLSDPTMPLQGKHAVDWIIETLRDHDAGTITLCPLGPLTNVATAFERAPDIVEKVQQIVLMGGAYFEVGNITPTAEFNIYVDPHAADIVFKSGVDIVVMPLDVTHKALVTKPRNDAFRALATPVGVAVAQMTDFFERFDKEKYGSAGAPLHDPCVTAYLIRPDLFSGRHINVEIETTSELTMGMTVADWWRVTDRTANATFIGDIDADGFFDLLTERLARL; encoded by the coding sequence ATGGCGGCGCGCAAAATCATCATCGACACGGATCCAGGCCAGGACGACGCCGTCGCGATCCTGTTGGCACTTGCCAGCCCCGAGGATGTGGAGGTGCTGGGAATCACCGCCGTGGCGGGCAACGTGCCCCTGGCGCTGACCGCCAGGAACGCGCGCATCATCTGCGAGTTGGCCGGTAAAACGGATGTTCCCGTTTTCGCGGGATGCGACCGGCCCCTGGGGCGCGATCTGGTGACGGCTGAGCATGTGCATGGAAAAACTGGCCTCGATGGTCCGAACTTGTCGGACCCGACCATGCCGCTTCAGGGTAAACATGCGGTTGACTGGATCATCGAAACCCTGCGCGACCATGATGCCGGCACGATCACCCTGTGCCCGCTGGGTCCGTTGACCAATGTCGCCACGGCCTTTGAACGGGCCCCCGACATCGTCGAAAAGGTGCAGCAGATCGTCCTGATGGGCGGCGCGTACTTCGAAGTGGGCAACATCACGCCAACCGCCGAGTTCAACATCTACGTCGATCCACACGCCGCTGATATCGTGTTCAAAAGCGGTGTTGATATCGTCGTGATGCCGTTGGATGTGACGCACAAGGCGCTGGTCACCAAACCGCGCAATGATGCCTTCCGCGCCCTGGCCACGCCCGTGGGTGTCGCTGTTGCGCAGATGACCGATTTCTTCGAACGGTTCGACAAGGAAAAATACGGCTCTGCCGGTGCGCCGCTGCACGACCCGTGTGTGACTGCCTATCTCATCCGGCCGGATCTTTTTTCCGGGCGGCATATCAATGTAGAGATTGAAACAACCTCTGAATTGACCATGGGCATGACGGTCGCCGACTGGTGGCGGGTCACCGACCGCACGGCCAATGCGACCTTTATCGGTGACATCGATGCGGACGGTTTTTTTGACCTGTTGACCGAACGGCTGGCCCGGTTGTGA
- a CDS encoding NYN domain-containing protein — protein sequence MADRDRPLLAVLFDADNVPAKYADAILREVTSIGEPALRRVYGDWTSGRLKAWSERILELGLVAHQDTSNTTGKNASDIGLVIDAMDILHGGRFDGFVIVSSDSDFTALANRLREDGLTVIGIGEAKAPEALRNVCNRFILIENLIGEPQPAKGRAKADDALSLIEGAMDKIDQDDDWYALGQIGQAIQNAHPDFDTRTYGHRKLSALVDALKGVETRKQGNQLMMRLKRAG from the coding sequence ATGGCCGACCGAGACCGCCCCCTGCTCGCCGTTCTGTTTGACGCAGACAACGTGCCCGCCAAATATGCCGACGCCATCCTGCGCGAGGTGACCTCTATCGGAGAGCCCGCCCTGCGCCGCGTCTATGGCGACTGGACATCCGGCAGGCTCAAGGCCTGGTCGGAACGGATCCTCGAACTGGGACTTGTGGCGCACCAGGACACGTCGAACACCACCGGCAAGAATGCCAGCGACATCGGACTTGTCATCGACGCCATGGACATCCTGCACGGGGGCCGTTTCGACGGGTTTGTCATCGTGTCGTCCGACAGCGACTTCACGGCGCTGGCCAATCGTCTGCGCGAGGATGGGCTGACCGTCATCGGCATCGGCGAAGCCAAGGCACCCGAGGCGCTGCGCAACGTCTGCAATCGCTTCATCCTGATCGAGAACCTGATTGGCGAACCTCAGCCCGCAAAGGGCCGCGCCAAGGCCGACGACGCCCTGTCGCTGATTGAAGGGGCCATGGACAAGATCGACCAGGACGACGACTGGTATGCGCTGGGCCAGATCGGCCAGGCGATCCAGAATGCCCACCCCGACTTTGACACGCGGACCTACGGGCACCGCAAGTTGTCCGCGCTGGTCGATGCGCTCAAGGGTGTCGAGACACGCAAACAGGGCAACCAGCTGATGATGCGCCTGAAACGGGCGGGATAA
- a CDS encoding Fur family transcriptional regulator, with the protein MTSKRATITDRSEAKGLRMTHPRRVIAQVLEESDDHPDVEELYNRASAVDSRISIATVYRTVKLFEEAGILDKLEFGDGRARYEDAEREHHDHLIDMNSGEVIEFVDADIEALQEKIAEKLGYELRGHRLELYGVPRKR; encoded by the coding sequence ATGACCTCCAAACGCGCCACCATCACCGACCGCAGCGAAGCCAAGGGGCTGCGCATGACGCACCCGCGCCGCGTGATCGCCCAGGTGCTGGAGGAATCGGACGACCACCCGGATGTCGAGGAACTCTACAATCGCGCCAGCGCCGTCGATTCGAGGATCTCCATCGCCACGGTCTACCGCACGGTGAAGCTGTTCGAAGAGGCTGGCATTCTAGACAAGCTGGAATTCGGTGACGGGCGCGCCCGGTACGAAGACGCGGAGCGCGAACATCACGACCACCTGATCGACATGAACTCGGGCGAGGTGATCGAATTCGTGGATGCGGACATCGAAGCGCTGCAGGAAAAGATCGCCGAAAAGCTGGGCTATGAACTGCGTGGCCACCGCCTTGAACTCTATGGTGTACCGCGCAAGCGGTAA